The Halobacterium hubeiense genome contains the following window.
CAGCCACTCTAACTGTCCGTTCACGACTGCTGACACTCCCGCCGGCGGAATAGGTCTTCTGTCGGTTCTCACTCCCGGTCGAGGCCGGGGACGACCCGCACGGCGTTCTTCCCGAACACCTTCCGCATCGCGTCCTCGGTGACGTCCAGCGTCAGAATCTCCATGACGGCGACGTTCGGGTGGGTGGCGGGCGCGCCGCTCCCGAAGACGACGCGGTCGGGGTGTTCGACGATGGCGTGTTCGAGGAGTTCGCGGTACCGGACCGCCGCGGTGTCCAGATAGAGGTCCTCGTAGGAGTCGAGCAGCGAGACGGCCTCGTGCATCAGCTCGCGGTCGAGCGGGTGGCCGCCGAAGTGCGCGAGCACGACGGGGAACTCGCGGTCGAGCAGCGTGTCCTCCAGGGTGCTCGGCGGGAAGCCCTCGCCGCCGTGGACGAGCACCGGGAGGCCAACGTCGTCGAGCACGTCGAGGACGTCCGGCTCGGGGAGGCCGTCGCGGGTCGGGGCGAGCTTGAAGCCGTGGAAGCGGTCGTCGTAGGCGTACTGTTCGACGTCCTCGGGGGCGGTCTGCCAGTCCGAGCGGTTCGACCGAAGGTTCTTCAGCCGCGAGGCGGCGCCGTCCCCCGGGTCGCGGGGGCCGTCGATGCGCGCGAACGCGATGAACGGCCGCTGGACGGCCTGCCGGGCGACCGCGTTGTTCGCGCGGAGGTAGCCCTGTTCGCCCTTCCGCGGCCCGGGGAAGACCACCGAGCGGACGACGCCGGCCTGGTGCATCTCGCGTTCGAGGTCCTCGCCGTCGATAGTGCGGCCCCGGACTGGGCGCCCCGGGCCGGCGTGGAG
Protein-coding sequences here:
- a CDS encoding amidohydrolase family protein, coding for MLELEHGFRIVDLHARLHAGPGRPVRGRTIDGEDLEREMHQAGVVRSVVFPGPRKGEQGYLRANNAVARQAVQRPFIAFARIDGPRDPGDGAASRLKNLRSNRSDWQTAPEDVEQYAYDDRFHGFKLAPTRDGLPEPDVLDVLDDVGLPVLVHGGEGFPPSTLEDTLLDREFPVVLAHFGGHPLDRELMHEAVSLLDSYEDLYLDTAAVRYRELLEHAIVEHPDRVVFGSGAPATHPNVAVMEILTLDVTEDAMRKVFGKNAVRVVPGLDRE